Sequence from the Argentina anserina chromosome 7, drPotAnse1.1, whole genome shotgun sequence genome:
GCGCACTTTTCTAGCTCTACAGAAATaccaacaattccaaaagaAATCTTGGCTAGAATTTCCATTAGCCTCTGGCCTGTTGCGACCATATATCTCTGTAACTGAAATGTTTCATCAAGAAAATTCTCTAGTGTTTTAGACTTGTCCTTTGTTCTTGCAACATCAGAATCTCCACGTCTCCCATTTCCATCTAGATCATTTTCATGCTGAAAAATCATACAAAAACCACTCGAGTTGATAATAGTCTAATAGATGCGCCAAAATAGGACTATCATATAGTGAAGCTACAAAAATTTGCTAACTTCAACATTTGCTTCTACTTTTGGACCTGTTTACTCTTGGTTAGATCCAAATGTTTCGTGTCATTGTATTTTAGAAACAGACTTGAATGGAGATGCGAAGCTTACCATCCGTTGGCAGAGGTCATCAACTTTCCCTTGGAGGGATTGGTACCTTCCAACTTGTTTGTTCAACAAAGACATTAACAAAAGATAACCTTTCATCCCACTTTGTCCATCATCATTTCCTTCCATGCGGTCTTTGCTGTTGTCATGCTTTCCTGTAAATCTTTCGAGCATAAGAAGTTGTTGCTTCAGCCTCTTGATCTTGTAAGACACTCCAAGAGCTTGAAGATCCATCCTCTACAATGAATTATTTGTACTTGAGCGAAACTTATCAGCACCATCTTAATCTAGAGGCCTGGCTTGGTGATGCAATTACAAACTTTTCAGCACCGTCTACTTCCACAGGACTTGCACAAGTTTCACTTCCCTCTTCACTTGTACCCTCATGCAAAACATTCTCAATTTCAATCGTTTTTTCAGGAGATTGCACCTTCAACGTTTGATCATCAGAATCAATATAAGATCAGGTCTCACCTTCTTTCTTAGTGTCTTCCTCTTGAGATAGTTCACCCAAACTTGTCTctcttttctgatttttctcctcAGCTTTGCTCTTAAAGTTATTCATCTGGGACTGTAGAAACCTCAACTGTGATGCAAACTGCTCTTTCAGGGAAGTTGATTCTTCTTCTCGCTCTGATAACAAGGCTTCCAATTTCATGTTATTATGTCTGAGCTGTGAGATTTCCTTGTTCAGCCCCTCAAGATGGGAGTCTAACCTATTTGACTCTATGTCCATGCTCAGCAAGCGCCATCGGTAAGTTTCTAATTTCTCACCTTTAAGTCTCAACTGTTCTATAAAAGCATCTATTTCTAGGTGATGCCTCTGCTCAATTACTGCTGCATACCTCTCTGCTTCTGAGCGAACCCAACCTTCCAACTGCTTCATGTCAGCTGTGATGAGTAGAGTCAATAAGAGAAAATGAGGTTAACTGGTGAAGCCATAGATGCTAAatcaaaaaggaaaaaggatGATTAAGAGTTTATTTCTCACCTATATCGACATTTTCCTCGCTTGAGTACTCAACAGAATCATTTCTAAACTCAGGATTTACATACCCAAGATGAGATGTGCCTGTTGCACTAGTATTCATGCCTCTTTCATTTAAAGCAAGCTCAAACCTTGAATTTGCTTTCTCCAACATACTTCTCAATGATTGCCTCTCATGTTTAGACTCGGATACTACTTTCCATCGTTCTGTTTCAAGTTCAGCTTGCTTCCGCTTTGCCTTTGACAACTTGATTTCCTTTACAAGCATCTGCTTCTCTGATATGTCTAACTTGATTTCCTCAGCATTGCTGACAAAATTTTGTCTTTCTGTTCCAAATCCTTGTGCATCTTAACAATCTCTACAGATAGTTTTTGGACCATTAAAACTGACTCCTCCTTTTGATCCAAGACTAGATTAAACTCCCGTTTGGTTGCTTCAACTTGCCTAAGTGCTCGGCCCATATCGGCATCCAGCTGCCTTTGGTTTGACACGAGCTCAATGAATGCGGTTCTGTGCTTCAAAATCTCAGAAGAATGCTGCTGAGCTTCACTCTTTGCCTTTTCTCTCAATTCTTCAGCCACTTTTTCAGATTCTATTAGCTTTTCTTTATATTCTTTCAACTTCTGCTCCATATTCCCTAAAGCCTTGTCCTTAGATTGTACCAAATGCTCCATTTCCTTCAATTTTTCATTCCAGTGAGTAATTGCTTGATCCTTCTTTTTCTCGAAAACCCTCAATCCACTGATTAAAGCTCCAATGTGCTGCCTCAGTTTCTTCCTCTCGTTCAACCAACTTTGCTCCTGTGCAGCAAAGATGTTCACAACCTTCTCGTTCGCCTTGGCGTCTTCATGCCTCAGTTTCCTCAACTCTCTGATCTCTCTTTCAGCAATTTCAAGCTTATGGAGAAGCTCACATTCTTTGATTTCCTTTTCACCTCTTCCTTCTTTCTGAACTCTCCACATGAGCAATCCCAATAGTTGGGCAGTCCCTCGGAGCATCTTGTTGCGCACTTCAGACAACCTCAGATCTTGCACATCAGATATTGACAGTAGCCGTAGAGCAAAGAATGCACAGGAGACACCAAAATATGTAGGATACAAGCTATCACTCTTATCGTCAGAAACAATCAAAAACGAATTCGTCACCACTTTCTCTCCCATTTCTCAGAAACTATACTTCCACGTACTCCTTTAGGGaacatcaaattcaaaactaaGGTCAGAATATGATCCAGAACACCAAAGATTTAACCATCACTATAGAGCTTCAACAAGCCACATACTAAAACAAAATAAGATGTAATCATGGAACCTAGTGCAGTACTATACTACCAAATAGAAAGCTCAGAAACCAGCACAGTaatcaaacaacaacaattctAATCACAAATATGAATCATTTCAGTATTAACTTTCATGAATTGtaggagaacttacagaaacAAGAAGCGTATGATTCTAGCTTGAAACCACAAACCATAGCTAACTGAGATTAAATGTGTAGCCAGGAAAGAGCAGTAATTCAATGGCTAAAGTCTGCAAAAGCCATGGTGGTGGTAATCATGTTTGATACTGCAAAATCAGTTATAAAGAGAACTGGAGAAGGTTCTTTCTTCCCTGGTTTTCAGTGAAAAACGGACCTTAACAGCTCGACCCCACATGTTCTTCATTTCCTTGAGCAGCACTGGTCATCAGTCATAACTGATATTGGAAGCAAAAGCACTAGATTCCTGGTTGTTTGTCACCATTACTTGTGAGAGTGGACTCCAGGAAAACAATAAACATATCTCAATCAAACTATAAAATGGTATAGTTTCCAGAGTGGCTTGCTTACCTGTAGAAAACTACACTGCATAAAACTATAAAGTAATCACCAAAAGACTACAAAATAGACAATACTTTTCAGTTATCATATCTGTttgctttttcttttctaattttctttaccaaaacaaactgaaaagatacttcaGAATCAGAAACTCATTATAGCAACAAACCATTTGATAATCACACACCATGCCTAATCCCTAATTCTACAAAATCCCAATCAGTTTCAACCAAAACACCCAAGATAGAAAATTTCCAGCATTCATAAgaccaattatatataaagtagGAGAACATGTATTTACCAATCAGGAATATCACTTCCAGTTGAGAATGATGATAATGGAACCACCTAAGCAAATGGGTCATGGGTCCAGAGAGATGGGCTGCTTCTGACGTTTCTCCCTTTGCCTGAGAGACCTGTAaagaagcagcagcagcagcaacatgTTCATATCAAATGCTATGAGAGAATTCATTGAACTTAAAAAGctgtaatttatgtttttgtaaTAACAAAAAAGGACCAGTAATAAGCACCTAGGTTTGTTTATTCTAAATATGCTTGATCTGCCCTTGGAATCTGGGGTTGGTGATGCTGGACTCACAATTTGATTTTCTCCAAGCAATCTCTGCCTCCCCTTCTGACTTGCATAAACATTTCCTGAAAATAAATTAAGGGGGaaacaagaaagaagaatATACTAGTGTCACAGTCCAAGTCTGGATATTTGTGATCACACCCCGTGTTCCACTGTTCCCAACATGCATTGTATTAAATTATTGTGTTTTTCATGGGTCCACTAGTAATTTGATTCCTTTCATGAACATATTGCTCTAATTAGTCGAAATTAAATTGGTTGAACACTTTTTTTATcggaaaaaacttgcgtacaaattagtatgtacgcgtgcgtccaaactctcgtttatttgcacactttgcgaatataaatacatgattttaaccgtttaaaagtttagtttattactaaagatcatttctgtaaaatatcaacataaacaaaaatcgtcttcatagtcgattacatcaaacaaatgaacggttatggtgaaagttagtagtctcatgatcaaccgtcaatttgtttgatgcaatcgactatgaagatgatttttttttatgttgatattttacataaatgatctttagtaataaactaaacttttgaacggttaaaatcatgtatttatattcgcaaagtatgcaaataaacgagagtttggacgcacgcgtacatactagtttgtacgcaagtttttccctTTTTTATCATCCTCGTACCTATTCATTCAGATAAAAGTTATATGTCTAGATTAACTATGGTATAATCATGGTtatctatataaattaataacacattgtaaaaataaattaataattaatttaaaaaatttaagttAACTATGGTAAAactataataaataaaaaagacacGTAACTTTTATCTAAGTGAGGGAGCATGAGGGTGGTAAAAAAAAGTGGTTggcaaatttgtttccatGTTTAGTCTTCCTATTGATTCCTCCACAATGAGAATTAATTGTGAAATCTACAAGTGAGGGAGGGTGGTCATCGTGTAGGCATTTACATACCAATAATCTTTCCCTTTTTTATTCTAATTTTGTGAAATCTGTTTGTCTTGTAGGCTTCGGTCTTCTCCTTTTTCATAGCCTTTATCTGTTAAGCACCGTATCAATCACTCTCCATTTTGG
This genomic interval carries:
- the LOC126803862 gene encoding LOW QUALITY PROTEIN: uncharacterized protein LOC126803862 (The sequence of the model RefSeq protein was modified relative to this genomic sequence to represent the inferred CDS: inserted 3 bases in 2 codons; substituted 1 base at 1 genomic stop codon); translated protein: MGEKVVTNSFLIVSDDKSDSLYPTYFGVSCAFFALRLLSISDVQDLRLSEVRNKMLRGTAQLLGLLMWRVQKEGRGEKEIKECELLHKLEIAEREIRELRKLRHEDAKANEKVVNIFAAQEQSWLNERKKLRQHIGALISGLRVFEKKKDQAITHWNEKLKEMEHLVQSKDKALGNMEQKLKEYKEKLIESEKVAEELREKAKSEAQQHSSEILKHRTAFIELVSNQRQLDADMGRALRQVEATKREFNLVLDQKEESVLMVQKLSVEIVKMHKDLEQKDKILSAMLRKXKLDISEKQMLVKEIKLSKAKRKQAELETERWKVVSESKHERQSLRSMLEKANSRFELALNERGMNTSATGTSHLGYVNPEFRNDSVEYSSEENVDIADMKQLEGWVRSEAERYAAVIEQRHHLEIDAFIEQLRLKGEKLETYRWRLLSMDIESNRLDSHLEGLNKEISQLRHNNMKLEALLSEREEESTSLKEQFASQLRFLQSQMNNFKSKAEEKNQKRETSLGELSQEEDTKKEDGADKFRSSTNNSLXRMDLQALGVSYKIKRLKQQLLMLERFTGKHDNSKDRMEGNDDGQSGMKGYLLLMSLLNKQVGRYQSLQGKVDDLCQRMHENDLDGNGRRGDSDVARTKDKSKTLENFLDETFQLQRYMVATGQRLMEILAKISFGIVGISVELEKCASFDMNRFTEFIKXLFQEVQRGLEVRIARMIGDLEGPLACDGMIHLRR